The Paramisgurnus dabryanus chromosome 3, PD_genome_1.1, whole genome shotgun sequence genome includes a window with the following:
- the kdelr3 gene encoding ER lumen protein-retaining receptor 3 produces MNVFRLSGDICHLVAIIILFMKIWRSKSCAGISGKSQVLFALVFTTRYLDLFTSFISIYNTVMKVVYLALAYATVSLIYFRFRNSYDSESDSFRVEFLLVPVAGLSFLENYAFTPVEILWTFSIYLESVAILPQLFMITKTGEAESITTHYLFFLGLYRTLYLGNWVWRYHVEGFFDQIAVVSGVVQTIFYCDFFYLYFTRVLRGSGKMGLPMPV; encoded by the exons ATGAACGTCTTCCGTCTGTCTGGAGATATTTGTCATCTGGTCGCGATTATTATTCTCTTCATGAAGATCTGGAGGTCCAAATCATGCGCAG GGATTTCTGGGAAGTCTCAGGTGTTGTTTGCTCTGGTCTTCACCACCAGATACCTGGACCTCTTCACCTCCTTCATCTCCATCTATAACACTGTCATGAAG GTGGTTTATTTGGCTTTGGCTTATGCCACCGTCAGTCTGATCTACTTCCGCTTCAGGAACTCATATGATTCTGAGAGCGATTCCTTCAGGGTGGAGTTCCTCCTGGTTCCTGTAGCCGGTCTGTCTTTCCTGGAGAACTACGCTTTCACACCTGTCGAG ATTCTGTGGACGTTCTCCATCTATCTGGAGTCTGTTGCCATCCTGCCACAGTTGTTCATGATAACTAAGACGGGTGAGGCGGAGTCCATCACCACACACTATCTCTTCTTTTTGGGTCTTTATCGGACTCTTTACCTCGGTAACTGGGTCTGGCGTTATCACGTGGAAGGATTCTTTGACCAGATCGCTGTCGTGTCCGGTGTGGTTCAGACCATCTTCTACTGTGATTTCTTCTATCTGTACTTCACCAGAG TGCTCAGAGGAAGTGGAAAGATGGGTTTGCCAATGCCAGTGTGA
- the LOC135769101 gene encoding GTPase IMAP family member 7-like isoform X2, protein MAETEEPAAAGRSSVGNTILGREAFWTDVSPVSVTARCQRAGGVVEGRRLEVIDTPGFFHTCLSPDEVRTELGRCVNLAEPGPHVFLLVLRPCRQTHEQRSGLDWFSTVFGPQFLRYTIIIITWGDTLRAKPAEDFLKESEELWEFVCGCTGGYHVFDNTRGHEERSQVTELMKRIDVLIQHNEGTYYTSDMLLRAETAIRHIQRRILGEEEEDELQKTEERAGQDEEEARKRAERLFWNELVTAMGHGAIEASGVLEKGKGKGKKVKAVQRAVAIASTPLSLTTAAKVMGGAIREGTKILYKHKKTLLH, encoded by the exons ATGGCGGAGACAGAGGAGCCTGCAGCTGCCg GCAGGAGTTCTGTTGGAAACACTATTCTGGGTCGAGAAGCCTTCTGGACGGACGTCTCGCCCGTCTCCGTCACCGCTCGGTGCCAGAGGGCGGGAGGCGTGGTGGAGGGGCGGAGACTGGAAGTGATCGACACTCCTGGGTTCTTCCACACCTGTCTGAGCCCTGATGAGGTCCGTACAGAGCTGGGCAGGTGTGTGAACTTGGCAGAACCCGGTCCACACGTGTTCCTGTTGGTGTTGAGACCCTGCAGACAAACCCACGAGCAGAGATCCGGTCTGGACTGGTTCAGCACTGTGTTTGGACCACAGTTTCTCAGAtacaccatcatcatcatcacttgGGGTGACACACTGAGAGCAAAACCTGCAGAAGACTTCCTGAAGGAGAGCGAGGAACTTTGGGAGTTTGTGTGCGGGTGTACTGGAGGCTATCATGTGTTTGATAATACTAGAGGTCATGAGGAGAGGTCACAGGTCACCGAGCTGATGAAGAGGATAGATGTACTTATACAGCATAACGAAGGAACGTATTACACCAGTGACATGCTCCTGCGGGCCGAGACAGCCATACGCCACATACAGAGAAGGATTCTGGGAGAGGAAGAAGAAGATGAGCTTCAGAAGACAGAGGAGCGAGCTGGACAGGATGAAGAGGAGGCAAGGAAGAGGGCGGAGCGTCTGTTTTGGAACGAGCTGGTCACGGCCATGGGTCACGGGGCGATAGAAGCGTCCGGAGTGCTGGAGAAAGGGAAGGGCAAAGGGAAGAAAGTGAAAGCCGTACAGAGGGCGGTGGCCATCGCATCTACACCCCTGTCACTCACAACCGCTGCTAAAGTGATGGGAGGAGCCATAAGAGAGGGCACGAAAATACTGTACAAACACAAGAAAACACTACTGCACTGA
- the LOC135769101 gene encoding GTPase IMAP family member 7-like isoform X1: MAETEEPAAAGGCAEVRTVLLGQTGSGRSSVGNTILGREAFWTDVSPVSVTARCQRAGGVVEGRRLEVIDTPGFFHTCLSPDEVRTELGRCVNLAEPGPHVFLLVLRPCRQTHEQRSGLDWFSTVFGPQFLRYTIIIITWGDTLRAKPAEDFLKESEELWEFVCGCTGGYHVFDNTRGHEERSQVTELMKRIDVLIQHNEGTYYTSDMLLRAETAIRHIQRRILGEEEEDELQKTEERAGQDEEEARKRAERLFWNELVTAMGHGAIEASGVLEKGKGKGKKVKAVQRAVAIASTPLSLTTAAKVMGGAIREGTKILYKHKKTLLH; encoded by the exons ATGGCGGAGACAGAGGAGCCTGCAGCTGCCg GTGGTTGTGCTGAAGTGAGGACGGTCCTGTTGGGTCAGACAGGTTCAGGCAGGAGTTCTGTTGGAAACACTATTCTGGGTCGAGAAGCCTTCTGGACGGACGTCTCGCCCGTCTCCGTCACCGCTCGGTGCCAGAGGGCGGGAGGCGTGGTGGAGGGGCGGAGACTGGAAGTGATCGACACTCCTGGGTTCTTCCACACCTGTCTGAGCCCTGATGAGGTCCGTACAGAGCTGGGCAGGTGTGTGAACTTGGCAGAACCCGGTCCACACGTGTTCCTGTTGGTGTTGAGACCCTGCAGACAAACCCACGAGCAGAGATCCGGTCTGGACTGGTTCAGCACTGTGTTTGGACCACAGTTTCTCAGAtacaccatcatcatcatcacttgGGGTGACACACTGAGAGCAAAACCTGCAGAAGACTTCCTGAAGGAGAGCGAGGAACTTTGGGAGTTTGTGTGCGGGTGTACTGGAGGCTATCATGTGTTTGATAATACTAGAGGTCATGAGGAGAGGTCACAGGTCACCGAGCTGATGAAGAGGATAGATGTACTTATACAGCATAACGAAGGAACGTATTACACCAGTGACATGCTCCTGCGGGCCGAGACAGCCATACGCCACATACAGAGAAGGATTCTGGGAGAGGAAGAAGAAGATGAGCTTCAGAAGACAGAGGAGCGAGCTGGACAGGATGAAGAGGAGGCAAGGAAGAGGGCGGAGCGTCTGTTTTGGAACGAGCTGGTCACGGCCATGGGTCACGGGGCGATAGAAGCGTCCGGAGTGCTGGAGAAAGGGAAGGGCAAAGGGAAGAAAGTGAAAGCCGTACAGAGGGCGGTGGCCATCGCATCTACACCCCTGTCACTCACAACCGCTGCTAAAGTGATGGGAGGAGCCATAAGAGAGGGCACGAAAATACTGTACAAACACAAGAAAACACTACTGCACTGA